In the genome of Leishmania braziliensis MHOM/BR/75/M2904 contig, possible fusion of chromosomes 20 and 34, one region contains:
- a CDS encoding putative 60S ribosomal protein L21: MVHSYGYKSGTRHLFAKKFRKHGVPSVSTILTNIKVGDYVDVVADSAVREGMPHKYYHGRTGIVWNVTPRGVGVIINKPVRTRTLRKRICVRFEHVRKSRCQEAFKAKEHQFQAHLAAKKAGKALPPLRRSSRLGGIVRPKNVEVLARRVADYEAMVPY, encoded by the coding sequence ATGGTCCACTCGTACGGCTACAAGTCCGGCACCCGCCACCTCTTCGCCAAGAAGTTCCGCAAGCACGGCGTCCCGTCCGTGTCGACGATTCTGACGAACATCAAGGTCGGTGACTACGTCGATGTCGTAGCGGATTCTGCGGTGCGCGAGGGCATGCCGCACAAGTACTACCACGGCCGCACCGGTATTGTGTGGAACGTGACCCCCCGCGGCGTTGGCGTGATTATCAACAAGCCGGTCCGCACGCGCACCCTGCGCAAGCGCATCTGCGTCCGCTTCGAGCACGTCCGCAAGTCTCGCTGCCAGGAGGCGTTCAAGGCGAAGGAGCACCAGTTCCAGGCCCACCTCGCTGCCAAGAAGGCTGGCAAGGCGCTGCCTCCGCTCAGGAGGAGCTCCCGCCTGGGAGGCATCGTGCGCCCCAAGAACGTGGAGGTGCTCGCCCGCCGCGTCGCCGACTACGAGGCGATGGTGCCGTACTAA
- a CDS encoding transmembrane/endomembrane-like protein, protein MPAGRGLAVVVALVLLCTSVLSSADIIGHSPGTIISPRANAYRSRHTLSPVGYYKLPVCQPSEEVMSAKREHLFLGEILMGNRLEPTSFEFKVGEDVMCATLCNARFSMKDVRRANYMITNAYYARMFLDNTPLVSAVPNASNEVYRRGYALGMSYDTAKSQLKKNILNNHLAFTIRTKNQAISQFTREVVVGFKVVASSVAQVHTCSTTAFEHSNEPYFLPRSRDGIEATIPFTYSVTWERSDEPYPIKYSVTEKIQRRGHKIAAIYGVLLTILAGFLVAFVLLRTVRKDLAVYFDEELDDKEVREESGWKLVRGDAFRAPPQAATLATVVGAGCQIAVTMLTSVFLCAIHAVNPTHRGTFLSTVIVLFLIAHIVSGFVAARLLKLFGRASWKLSMCCMAAFPAALGCGIMVLNLIQWAKHSTAAIPFPTAVGIISIWLLISLPFGFFGIYWGLKMDTLAVTAKVGSIPRLIPENAGRATLYYVLAGSLVPFIACCIEMPFALNAFWREEPMYLYGFLTFFSTALAILCAEVGIVVTYFTLRGEDYRWWWRSYASLATTGVHVFLYSVFFLKRYLQIRMLSSVILFLGYMLGVSIMFGMALGSIGFISSLWMVQKMYSSIKAE, encoded by the coding sequence ATGCCCGCAGGGCGTGGActtgctgtggtggtggccctGGTGCTTCTGTGCACCTCTGTCTTGTCTTCGGCCGACATCATTGGCCACTCTCCCGGCACGATCATATCCCCTCGAGCGAATGCGTACCGAAGCCGTCATACCCTCTCTCCAGTTGGCTACTATAAGCTCCCGGTGTGCCAACCTTCTGAGGAGGTGATGTCAGCGAAGCGCGAACATCTCTTCCTTGGCGAGATCTTGATGGGCAACCGTCTGGAGCCGACCAGCTTTGAGTTCAAGGTCGGCGAGGACGTCATGTGCGCCACCTTGTGCAATGCAAGGTTCAGCATGAAAGACGTTCGACGCGCGAACTACATGATCACAAATGCTTACTACGCGCGTATGTTCCTCGACAACACACCGCTTGTTTCGGCAGTTCCTAATGCCAGCAACGAAGTTTACCGCCGCGGGTACGCTCTCGGTATGTCGTATGACACCGCCAAGTCTCAACTGAAGAAGAACATTCTTAACAATCACCTTGCTTTTACCATTCGCACTAAGAACCAGGCGATCTCTCAGTTCACTCgagaggtggtggttggCTTCAAAGTCGTTGCCTCAAGTGTTGCGCAGGTCCACACTTGCTCAACAACCGCGTTTGAGCACTCAAACGAGCCGTACTTCTTGCCGAGAAGTAGGGATGGAATAGAGGCTACGATCCCCTTCACTTACAGCGTGACGTGGGAGAGGTCGGACGAGCCATACCCCATCAAGTACAGCGTTACGGAAAAGATCCAGCGACGTGGGCACAAGATTGCTGCCATATACGGCGTCCTGCTTACTATTCTGGCGGGCTTTCTGGTAGCGTTTGTGCTGCTCCGCACGGTGCGCAAGGACCTCGCTGTCTACTTTGACGAGGAGCTCGACGACAAAGAGGTACGTGAGGAGTCGGGTTGGAAGCTGGTGCGCGGCGATGCTTTCCGCGCACCCCCACAGGCTGCAACCCTGGCGACGGTCGTCGGCGCCGGATGTCAGATTGCGGTAACCATGCTCACCAGCGTGTTCCTCTGCGCTATCCACGCAGTGAACCCGACACACCGTGGCACCTTTCTGAGCACCGTCATTGTACTTTTTCTGATTGCGCACATTGTCTCCGGCTTTGTGGCGGCCCGACTGCTGAAGCTCTTCGGTAGGGCCTCGTGGAAGCTGTCCATGTGTTGCATGGCAGCGTTCCCGGCAGCACTGGGATGCGGCATCATGGTGCTAAATCTCATCCAATGGGCAAAGCACAGTACAGCCGCCATCCCGTTCCCGACCGCGGTGGGGATTATATCGATATGGCTGCTCATCTCGCTTCCTTTTGGGTTCTTTGGCATTTACTGGGGCTTGAAGATGGACACCCTCGCCGTCACGGCCAAGGTCGGCAGCATCCCCCGACTCATCCCAGAAAATGCGGGTAGGGCAACCCTTTATTATGTTCTTGCTGGTAGTCTTGTACCCTTCATTGCGTGCTGCATTGAGATGCCATTCGCATTAAATGCCTTCTGGCGCGAGGAACCCATGTACCTCTACGGATTcctcaccttcttctccacTGCACTGGCAATACTCTGCGCGGAGGTGGGTATTGTGGTGACCTACTTCACCTTGCGCGGGGAGGACTaccgctggtggtggcgtaGCTACGCCTCTCTTGCGACGACTGGCGTTCACGTCTTTCTATACAGCGTTTTCTTCCTGAAGAGATATCTGCAGATCCGCATGCTTTCCTCAGTTATCCTCTTTCTGGGCTACATGCTCGGTGTGTCCATCATGTTTGGTATGGCGCTCGGGTCTATCGGGTTCATTAGTTCGTTGTGGATGGTCCAGAAGATGTACAGCTCCATCAAAGCTGAATAA
- a CDS encoding putative vacuolar ATP synthase catalytic subunit A → MARDKHAFESEQQMGSVKAVSGPVVIAENMSGSAMYELVQVGSFRLVGEIIRLEGDTATIQVYEETGGLTVGDPVYCTGKPLSLDLGPGIMSEIFDGIQRPLDTIYQMVQNVFIPKGVQVSALNMKKQWDFTPLVKVGDIVTGGDILGTVAENSLMSNHSIMVPPNMQGRVVSVQPGGNYTLEDSVVEIELNGKTKSLRLMQRWPVRTPRPVAVKESGNHPLLTGQRVLDALFPSVQGGTCSIPGAFGCGKTVISQALSKYSNSDCVIYVGCGERGNEMAEVLMEFPTLTTVIDGREESIMKRTCLVANTSNMPVAAREASIYTGITLAEYYRDMGKHIAMMADSTSRWAEALREISGRLAEMPADGGYPAYLSARLASFYERAGLVTCIGGPKRQGSVTIVGAVSPPGGDFSDPVTSATLSIVQVFWGLEKRLAQRKHFPSVNWLISYSKYLNALEPFFSTFDSDYMRLRAVVSEVLQREEELQEIVQLVGKDSLSESDKIILEVAKVIREEFLQQNAFTSYDKFCPLYKTCWMLRNIVTFYEEAQRVVAESAGDHKITWNYIREKIPTIYTGLTEMKFRDPSDGEEVNTEYFKKQNEEIISSFSSLLQ, encoded by the coding sequence atggcGCGCGATAAACATGCGTTCGAGTCAGAGCAGCAGATGGGCTCCGTCAAGGCCGTCTCCGGCCCCGTCGTGATTGCCGAAAACATGAGTGGCAGCGCCATGTACGAGCTTGTACAAGTCGGCTCGTTCCGCCTCGTCGGCGAGATCATCCGCCTGGAGGGCGACACGGCCACGATTCAGGTGTACGAGGAGACCGGTGGTCTGACTGTCGGTGACCCGGTCTATTGTACTGGCAAGCCTCTGTCGCTGGATCTGGGCCCCGGCATCATGTCTGAGATCTTTGACGGCATTCAGCGCCCGCTCGACACGATTTACCAGATGGTGCAGAACGTGTTCATTCCGAAGGGCGTGCAGGTGAGCGCTCTAAACATGAAGAAGCAGTGGGATTTCACCCCGCTCGTGAAGGTAGGCGACATCGTCACAGGCGGTGACATCCTCGGCACTGTCGCGGAGAATTCACTCATGAGCAACCACAGCATTATGGTGCCGCCAAACATGCAGGGACGTGTGGTATCGGTACAGCCTGGTGGTAACTACACGCTGGAGGATAGCGTGGTGGAGATCGAGCTTAACGGCAAGACAAAGTCGCTGCGTCTGATGCAACGCTGGCCCGTGCGCACGCCGCGCCCGGTGGCTGTGAAAGAGTCGGGTAATCATCCCCTACTGACTGGTCAGCGTGTGCTGGATGCATTGTTCCCCTCCGTGCAGGGTGGCACGTGCTCCATCCCCGGTGCATTCGGCTGCGGCAAGACTGTCATCAGTCAGGCCCTCTCCAAGTACTCCAACTCGGACTGTGTCATCTACGTCGGCTGCGGTGAACGCGGTAACGAGATGGCCGAGGTGCTCATGGAGTTCCCGACCCTGACGACCGTGATCGATGGTCGCGAAGAGTCCATCATGAAGCGCACCTGCCTCGTGGCGAACACCTCGAACATGCCCGTCGCAGCCCGTGAGGCCTCTATTTATACCGGCATCACCCTTGCTGAGTACTACCGTGATATGGGCAAGCACATTGCCATGATGGCCGACTCGACGTCTCGCTGggccgaggcgctgcgtgagATTTCAGGTCGATTGGCAGAGATGCCGGCTGATGGTGGCTACCCTGCCTACCTCAGCGCCCGCCTCGCCTCCTTCTACGAGCGCGCCGGTCTCGTCACCTGCATCGGCGGGCCGAAGCGCCAGGGCTCCGTCACGATCGTCGGTGCAGTGTCTCCGCCGGGCGGCGACTTCTCCGATCCGGTGACGTCCGCCACGCTTAGTATTGTGCAGGTGTTCTGGGGTCTGGAGAAGCGTCTCGCACAGCGCAAGCACTTCCCGTCTGTCAACTGGCTCATCTCCTATTCCAAGTACCTGAACGCACTGGAGCCATTCTTCAGCACCTTCGACTCAGACTACATGCGCCTGCGCGCTGTTGTGTCGGAGGTTCTGCAGCGCGAGGAAGAATTGCAGGAGATTGTGCAGCTGGTAGGTAAGGACTCCCTCTCCGAGTCTGACAAAATCATTCTCGAGGTGGCAAAGGTGATTCGTGAGGAGTTCCTCCAGCAGAATGCCTTCACCTCGTACGACAAGTTCTGCCCGCTGTACAAGACGTGCTGGATGCTGCGCAACATCGTCACATTCTACGAGGAGGCCCAGCGCGTTGTTGCCGAATCAGCCGGCGACCACAAGATCACGTGGAACTACATCCGTGAGAAGATCCCGACCATCTACACCGGCCTGACCGAGATGAAGTTCCGTGACCCTAGCgacggagaggaggtgaaCACCGAGTACTTTAAGAAGCAAAACGAGGAGATCATCAGCTCCTTCAGTTCGCTGCTACAGTAA
- a CDS encoding 50S ribosomal protein L13-like protein, whose protein sequence is MLRRTSLLGAPFKSVLRRHKYHPEGLPLYNDLSKQWLCREGERWWLLDARGQQLPHVAKIAAQYMTGQHRPDFTPGMMTGDHVVITNIKDAVMTGDNWIRVPITWQTAYPGGKYRVRLSEMYERDPCMVMWWYLKDEVNHHFVRKLKTRTAPLEKAWLYEDSVHPHTEKNPRPLVWTDTATRGWRYKDPMFQRRWSPNQFMS, encoded by the coding sequence ATGCTCCGACGTACTTCTCTTCTCGGGGCACCCTTCAAGagcgtgctgcgccgccacaaGTATCACCCGGAGGGTTTGCCACTCTACAACGACTTGTCGAAGCAGTGGCTGTGTCGTGAGggggagcggtggtggttgcTAGATGCGCGAggccagcagctgccgcacgtAGCGAAGATTGCTGCGCAGTATATGACCGGGCAGCATCGGCCTGATTTTACTCCGGGCATGATGACCGGAGACCACGTTGTCATTACCAACATCAAGGACGCCGTCATGACCGGTGACAACTGGATTCGCGTGCCCATCACGTGGCAAACCGCCTACCCCGGCGGCAAGTATCGAGTGCGCCTCTCGGAGATGTACGAGCGCGACCCCTGCATGGTGATGTGGTGGTACTTGAAGGACGAGGTAAATCACCACTTCGTTCGTAAGCTTAAGACGCGCACTGCACCGTTAGAAAAGGCGTGGCTGTACGAGGACAGCGTCCACCCGCATACCGAGAAGAACCCGCGACCGTTGGTCTGGACCGATACTGCAACGAGGGGTTGGCGTTACAAGGATCCAATGTTCCAACGACGGTGGTCGCCGAATCAGTTCATGAGCTGA